From one Trifolium pratense cultivar HEN17-A07 linkage group LG1, ARS_RC_1.1, whole genome shotgun sequence genomic stretch:
- the LOC123902665 gene encoding phosphoglucan phosphatase DSP4, amyloplastic, translating to MNCLQNLSRSSVLPFHTLVAPPARNHQNTCSLSMLFIRKSHHNRTMILKATSGSIPSAETSSSDVEEEVKSETYSNNMTEAMGAVLTYRHELGMNYNFIRPDLIVGSCLQTPEDVDKLRKIGVKTIFCLQQNPDLEYFGVDINAIRDYAKTFDDIQHLRAEIRDFDSFDLRKRLPAVISKLYKAIKSNGGVTYIHCTAGLGRAPAVALAYMFWVLGYKLNDANALLLSKRSCFPKLDAIKSATADILTGLSKKPVTLSWGHNNCSTVEISGLDIGWGQRVPLDFDDKRGSWFLEKEMFEGRYEYKYIVDGEWTCNNDELVLSPNKDGHVNNFIEVIDDADGDRASLRGRVTGDDPDLTKDERIKIIEFLEAFPDEDL from the exons ATGAACTGTCTTCAGAATCTTTCAAG ATCCTCTGTTTTACCATTCCATACACTCGTTGCTCCTCCTGCTCGCAATCACCAAAACACTTGTTCTTTATCCATGCTATTCATCCGTAAATCTCATCACAATCGAACCATGATACTCAAG GCTACTTCCGGTTCTATACCCAGTGCAGAGACAAGCAGCTCTGATGTCGAGGAGGAGGTAAAGTCTGAGACATACAGTAATAACATGACAGAAGCCATGGGTGCTG TTTTGACTTATAGGCACGAATTAGGAATGAACTACAACTTCATCAGACCAGACTTGATTGTTGGATCATGCTTGCAG ACTCCTGAAGATGTTGATAAGCTGCGTAAAATTGGAGTGAAAACTATATTTTGCTTGCAACAAAATCCTGACCTAGA ATATTTTGGAGTTGACATCAATGCCATACGAGATTATGCCAAGACATTTGATGACATCCAACACCTGCGTGCTGAGATAAG GGACTTTGATTCATTTGATTTACGGAAGCGGCTTCCAGCTGTAATTAGCAAATTATACAAGGCAATCAAATCCAATGGGGGTGTGACATATATACACTGTACTGCTGGACTTGGAAGAGCTCCAGCTGTTGCG ttGGCTTATATGTTTTGGGTTCTGGGTTATAAACTCAATGATGCTAATGCACTACTTCTG AGCAAAAGGTCATGCTTTCCGAAACTGGATGCCATCAAAAGTGCTACAGCCGATATT CTTACAGGCCTTAGTAAGAAGCCTGTCACTTTGTCGTGGGGACACAACAATTGCTCTACAGTGGAAATTTCAGGACTTGATATTGGATGGGGGCAG AGAGTGCCCTTAGATTTTGACGACAAACGGGGTTCATGGTTTCTCGAGAAGGAAATGTTT GAAGGGCGCTACGAGTACAAGTACATTGTTGATGGGGAATGGACGTGCAATAACGATGAGCTTGTATTATCTCCCAACAAAGACGGTCATGTCAACAATTTTATCGAA GTTATTGATGATGCGGACGGTGACCGTGCCTCCCTTCGGGGTAGAGTGACTGGTGATGATCCTGATCTCACAAAGGATGAACGAATCAAAATAATAGAGTTTCTGGAAGCCTTTCCCGATGAGGATCTCTGA